One window of the Candidatus Kryptoniota bacterium genome contains the following:
- a CDS encoding alpha-L-arabinofuranosidase C-terminal domain-containing protein: protein MRRFITIFILVCFNSLLTAQVKETAVVVDASHLQYKINRNIYGQFSEHLGHCIYGGIWVGDTSSIPNIDGIRKDIVDALREIKVPVLRWPGGCFADEYHWMDGVGPRNLRPKMINTNWGGVTEDNSFGTHEFLEFCKLVGCEPYFTGNVGSGSVRELSQWVEYVNSDNVSPMTELRAKNGRDKSCGVKYWGIGNEAWGCGGNMTPEYYSNLVRRISTFMHDYGKNKIFKIACGPSDDDYNWTDVVMKNAGGYIDGLSFHHYSFANSKIATDFDERGWFDIMKKSLSIDEMIKKHSAIMDIYDPGKRVALDVDEWGTWYKVEPGTNPAFLFQQNTLRDAVAAASTLNILNNHSDRVRMANIAQMVNVLQSMLLTNGDKMVRTPTYYVFDMYKVHQDAMWIPTDVKSTEYTLDGQKLPAVNCSASLDKDGKMHISLCNINPDAEEHVEVNLSKFTADRITGQILTAGKMNVDNTFDNPSALVPENFSRFKINGSRVEVSLPPMSVVVLELTGTLAVEPPIQLKNPLPGLNYKYYEGTWTILPNFSRLSPRKEGVTNDFTLIPNTRDENFGIQYDGYIKIPSDGMYTFYLNSDDGSALYIDNMTIVTNDGRHAPKEESGSDVLRAGYHKITVTFFQASGGMELAASIEGPGLQKSAIPSDMLFREGK from the coding sequence TACTATTTTTATTTTAGTCTGCTTCAATTCGTTGCTGACCGCTCAGGTGAAAGAGACGGCAGTGGTTGTCGATGCATCTCATCTTCAGTACAAGATCAACAGGAACATCTACGGCCAATTCAGCGAGCACCTCGGACACTGTATCTACGGCGGTATATGGGTCGGCGACACATCCTCGATTCCCAATATCGATGGGATAAGAAAGGACATCGTGGACGCCCTGAGGGAAATCAAGGTCCCTGTCCTGCGTTGGCCCGGAGGATGCTTTGCCGACGAATATCACTGGATGGACGGAGTCGGTCCTCGGAATCTTCGTCCGAAGATGATCAACACAAACTGGGGCGGCGTCACCGAAGACAATAGTTTCGGCACACACGAATTCCTGGAGTTCTGCAAACTGGTCGGCTGCGAGCCGTACTTCACGGGAAATGTCGGGAGCGGAAGCGTTCGCGAGCTGTCGCAGTGGGTTGAGTACGTGAACTCCGACAACGTCAGTCCCATGACTGAGCTCCGGGCAAAGAACGGCCGTGACAAATCATGCGGAGTGAAATACTGGGGGATAGGCAACGAGGCCTGGGGATGCGGCGGGAATATGACGCCTGAATATTACTCGAATCTCGTCAGGAGAATCTCCACATTCATGCACGACTACGGCAAGAACAAGATATTCAAAATCGCGTGCGGACCTTCCGACGACGACTATAACTGGACCGATGTCGTGATGAAGAATGCGGGCGGCTATATCGACGGCTTGTCGTTTCATCATTATTCATTCGCGAACTCGAAGATCGCGACGGATTTCGATGAGCGTGGTTGGTTCGATATAATGAAGAAGTCTCTCTCGATCGATGAGATGATTAAGAAGCACTCCGCGATAATGGATATTTACGATCCTGGAAAGCGGGTTGCGCTCGATGTCGACGAATGGGGAACATGGTACAAAGTGGAGCCGGGGACGAACCCGGCATTCCTGTTCCAGCAGAATACATTGAGAGACGCAGTTGCCGCTGCCAGCACTCTCAATATCCTTAATAACCACAGCGATCGAGTCCGTATGGCAAACATTGCACAAATGGTGAATGTCCTCCAATCGATGCTCCTTACAAACGGGGACAAGATGGTACGGACACCGACTTATTATGTCTTCGACATGTATAAAGTTCACCAGGACGCGATGTGGATACCGACCGATGTGAAATCGACCGAATACACGCTTGACGGTCAAAAACTTCCCGCGGTGAATTGTTCGGCTTCCCTTGACAAAGACGGTAAGATGCATATCTCTTTGTGCAATATTAATCCTGATGCCGAAGAACATGTCGAGGTGAATCTTTCGAAATTTACGGCTGACAGGATCACAGGTCAGATTCTCACTGCCGGCAAAATGAACGTCGACAACACTTTCGATAATCCAAGCGCTCTTGTCCCTGAGAATTTTTCCAGATTCAAGATTAACGGCAGTCGTGTCGAAGTGAGCCTCCCCCCGATGTCCGTGGTCGTACTCGAATTGACAGGCACGTTGGCAGTCGAGCCGCCGATACAGCTAAAGAATCCGCTGCCGGGGTTGAACTACAAATACTATGAAGGGACCTGGACGATATTGCCAAACTTCTCTCGGCTTTCTCCCAGGAAGGAAGGTGTGACGAACGATTTCACATTAATACCAAATACTCGCGATGAAAACTTCGGAATTCAATATGACGGTTATATAAAGATCCCTTCCGATGGCATGTACACTTTTTATTTGAATTCAGACGACGGGTCTGCGTTGTATATCGATAACATGACAATCGTAACTAACGACGGACGCCACGCACCGAAGGAGGAATCCGGAAGCGATGTACTCAGAGCGGGCTATCACAAGATCACGGTTACATTCTTCCAGGCATCGGGCGGAATGGAGCTCGCCGCAAGTATCGAGGGACCAGGGCTGCAGAAGTCGGCGATTCCTTCCGACATGCTTTTCAGAGAAGGCAAATAG
- a CDS encoding alpha/beta hydrolase-fold protein, protein MRDPKSLSSFIFLVAWMSLCSCERCEIDSPDSRETAKFPTEKIIDTTFISAFVKDSIKIDISLPKGYNEEEKSYPVIYMTDGYWRRADHDTIHLMSDRHEIPDVIVVGVGYPDDYNFDSTRVRDLIKNSGSLFECIKSEVLPYVEGKFRADTANRTLRGASYGGYFLVYAFTEHVRQGRLFKNYIGASAALVPPYQHVDLLENERALWESTKSLPVNLYLTVGGNETTFFRDSYTSLVNAIESHHYSGLRFEHEIIPGTDHYTVWRPTLLKGLRTFLN, encoded by the coding sequence GTGAGAGACCCGAAAAGTTTGTCCTCATTTATTTTTCTCGTTGCGTGGATGAGCCTGTGTTCCTGTGAAAGATGCGAGATCGACTCGCCCGACTCCCGCGAAACCGCGAAATTCCCGACTGAAAAGATCATAGACACGACATTCATCTCCGCCTTTGTCAAGGACAGCATAAAGATCGACATCAGCCTGCCGAAAGGTTATAATGAAGAAGAAAAGTCGTATCCGGTAATCTACATGACGGATGGCTACTGGCGCAGGGCAGATCATGACACGATTCACCTGATGAGTGACCGCCACGAAATACCAGATGTGATAGTTGTCGGAGTCGGGTATCCTGATGACTACAACTTTGATAGCACGAGGGTCCGCGACCTTATAAAAAACTCCGGATCCCTCTTCGAATGCATAAAATCCGAAGTGCTTCCGTATGTTGAAGGCAAATTTCGAGCGGACACCGCGAACCGAACACTCCGGGGTGCATCCTACGGCGGCTACTTCCTTGTTTATGCATTCACCGAGCATGTCAGGCAGGGAAGACTGTTTAAGAATTATATCGGAGCGAGTGCTGCACTTGTGCCGCCGTACCAGCATGTGGACCTGCTCGAGAATGAACGTGCACTCTGGGAGTCCACGAAAAGTCTCCCCGTGAATCTCTATCTCACCGTGGGAGGAAACGAGACGACATTTTTCCGGGACTCTTATACCTCGCTAGTCAACGCAATAGAGTCGCATCATTACTCAGGCCTGCGGTTCGAGCACGAGATAATTCCCGGCACGGATCATTACACTGTCTGGCGACCGACTCTTCTCAAAGGTCTGCGGACATTTCTAAACTGA
- a CDS encoding beta-L-arabinofuranosidase domain-containing protein: MRTLIANSNKSSSTVFRRVLLNFTILSTLLISLPGFAGILPGRSTDLVPNKIGLVVRPFDLKDVRLLDGPFKHAMEMDESYLLELRPDRLLSWYRREAGLPQKDSVYGGWESMGIAGHSLGHYLSACSMMYASTGNDSLKERVDYIVDQLAICQDANGNGYVAAIPGGKKVFEELIEGKIETKPFELNGVWVPWYTIHKELAGLLDANRYCSNSNALSVATKLADWAYETTKNLTDEQFQRMLACEQGGMNEALGELYARTGNEKYLKLAERFHMNAVLVPLEHRKDVLAGIHANTQIPKLIGLARLYELTGDTTYETGAKFFWNTVVKHHSYVIGGNSMNESFSPPDELNNLLEDNTCETCNTYNMLKLTQHLFEWEPSAAYADYYERALYNHILASQNPKTGMMCYYVSLKQGTEKEFSTPFNSFWCCVGTGMENHSKYGIGIYYHDANSIWVNLYIPSALTWEEKGIKLTQETEFPDSDEIHFTVNCAKPIKLSLRFRYPSWAVNGMFLRVNGTGIPVTGKPGSYPEVDRTWKDGDRIELRIPMSLRTESMPDNPDRVAICYGPIVLAGDLGELNDPTSKQFNFVPALLTSGHPVNDWVEPVAGKPLTFRTVKVGMPHDVTLEPFYEYYDRMYSVYWDILTGEQWNQRLLDQKADLDRQAAIEKVTIDFVQPGDDKSEQTHDMKGENTSSGEAFNRNWRHAYDGGWFSFAMKIERGGPDTLVCTYWGGDSGDRTFDILLNGRKIATQTLQNNSPGKFFDVRYPVPVDIANGTDNVSIKFVSRPDSTAGGVFGIRIIK; this comes from the coding sequence ATGCGGACTTTGATCGCGAATTCAAATAAGTCGTCTTCGACTGTCTTTCGCCGGGTTCTTCTTAACTTCACGATACTTTCTACTCTCCTCATTTCTCTGCCGGGGTTTGCCGGAATTTTACCGGGGAGGTCCACAGATCTCGTACCGAACAAAATCGGCCTCGTCGTTCGTCCTTTCGATCTGAAGGATGTGCGGCTGCTGGACGGGCCATTCAAGCACGCGATGGAGATGGACGAGAGCTATCTACTGGAGCTAAGACCGGACAGGCTGCTTAGCTGGTACAGAAGAGAAGCCGGGCTTCCCCAGAAGGACAGCGTCTACGGCGGCTGGGAGTCGATGGGAATCGCGGGCCATTCGCTCGGGCACTACCTCTCCGCGTGCTCCATGATGTACGCCTCTACCGGAAATGACAGCTTGAAGGAGCGGGTGGACTATATTGTCGACCAACTCGCCATTTGCCAGGACGCTAACGGCAACGGGTATGTTGCGGCGATCCCGGGTGGGAAAAAAGTCTTCGAGGAACTTATTGAAGGCAAAATTGAAACGAAGCCATTCGAGTTGAACGGTGTCTGGGTACCATGGTACACGATACACAAAGAACTTGCCGGGCTCCTCGATGCGAACCGTTATTGCTCAAACTCGAACGCGTTATCGGTAGCGACAAAGCTGGCGGACTGGGCATACGAAACCACGAAGAACCTTACCGACGAGCAGTTCCAAAGAATGCTTGCCTGTGAACAGGGAGGCATGAACGAAGCGCTCGGTGAGCTTTACGCGAGAACAGGGAACGAAAAATATCTGAAACTTGCAGAGCGATTTCATATGAACGCCGTTCTTGTCCCGCTCGAGCACCGGAAAGATGTGCTTGCCGGCATTCACGCGAACACCCAGATTCCAAAGCTCATCGGGCTCGCCCGCCTGTACGAGCTCACCGGCGACACCACGTATGAGACCGGCGCAAAGTTTTTCTGGAACACAGTCGTCAAGCATCATAGTTATGTCATCGGCGGGAACAGCATGAATGAATCCTTCAGCCCGCCCGATGAACTGAACAATCTCCTGGAGGATAATACCTGCGAAACATGCAACACATACAACATGTTAAAGCTGACTCAACATCTTTTTGAGTGGGAGCCTTCAGCGGCCTACGCCGACTATTACGAGAGGGCTCTCTACAACCACATCCTCGCCTCTCAGAACCCGAAGACGGGAATGATGTGTTACTACGTCTCTCTGAAACAGGGCACGGAAAAGGAATTCTCGACTCCTTTCAACAGCTTCTGGTGTTGTGTCGGTACCGGGATGGAAAATCATTCGAAGTATGGGATCGGAATTTATTATCACGATGCGAACAGTATCTGGGTCAATCTCTATATACCATCCGCGCTTACGTGGGAGGAAAAAGGGATCAAGCTGACACAAGAGACAGAGTTTCCTGACAGCGACGAAATACATTTTACCGTCAACTGCGCTAAACCAATTAAGTTGTCGCTGAGATTCCGTTATCCATCCTGGGCGGTGAATGGAATGTTTCTGCGTGTTAACGGAACCGGGATACCCGTGACCGGTAAACCGGGAAGTTACCCGGAGGTTGACCGGACATGGAAGGACGGCGACAGGATCGAATTGAGAATACCGATGTCGCTTCGCACCGAGAGCATGCCGGACAATCCGGACCGGGTCGCAATTTGCTACGGACCTATCGTACTCGCGGGCGACCTCGGCGAGTTGAACGATCCGACGTCGAAGCAGTTTAATTTTGTGCCGGCGCTTCTGACGAGTGGACATCCCGTTAATGATTGGGTGGAGCCGGTCGCGGGGAAACCCCTTACTTTTCGAACAGTCAAGGTAGGAATGCCTCATGACGTGACACTCGAGCCGTTCTATGAATATTATGATAGAATGTATTCGGTTTATTGGGACATTCTGACGGGGGAGCAATGGAATCAACGATTGCTCGATCAAAAAGCCGACCTGGATCGCCAAGCGGCCATCGAAAAAGTTACGATTGATTTCGTCCAGCCCGGTGACGATAAGTCCGAACAGACTCATGACATGAAGGGTGAAAACACTTCTTCGGGAGAAGCTTTCAATCGGAACTGGCGGCACGCTTACGATGGAGGGTGGTTTTCATTTGCGATGAAGATCGAAAGGGGCGGCCCTGACACACTCGTCTGCACATACTGGGGCGGTGACAGCGGGGATCGGACGTTCGATATTCTTCTGAACGGCAGGAAGATCGCAACACAAACTCTTCAGAACAATTCCCCCGGGAAATTCTTCGACGTTCGCTATCCGGTGCCGGTAGACATCGCGAATGGTACAGATAATGTGTCAATCAAATTTGTATCTCGTCCCGACAGTACTGCCGGGGGAGTATTCGGAATCAGAATAATCAAATAG
- a CDS encoding glycoside hydrolase family 27 protein yields MKKVISMFWLMMSLGFVVVSSPIVSSSDVFAQGTGEKDPLKGLALTPPMGWNSWNKFGCNVNEQMIRDMADAMVTSGMKDAGYIYINIDDCWHGQRDSLGFIHPDSARFPHGMKALADYVHSKGLKLGIYSDAGWQTCAGRAGSRGYEFQDALTYAKWGVDYLKYDWCNTEGLNQLGAYMTMHEALRKAGRPIVFSICEWGTSKPWEWAKGIGNLWRTTGDISANFAHNIDHGTWIQLSVVSIIDQQDSIRKYAGPGHWNDPDMLEVGNGMTVSEDRAHFSMWCMLAAPLIAGNDLTNMTPDTKRILMNRDVIAVDQDSLGIEGFKYSSSDSVDLWFKPLEHGDWAMCFLNKGDGPRNVSFDWKKENVTDNLSGRDASFGKVDYKVKDLWTGNANRTTAKVLNAEVRGHDVLMLRLIRTGESH; encoded by the coding sequence ATGAAAAAAGTTATTTCCATGTTTTGGCTCATGATGAGCTTGGGCTTTGTTGTTGTCTCAAGTCCAATCGTATCTAGTTCCGATGTGTTCGCGCAGGGCACGGGAGAGAAGGATCCGCTTAAGGGACTCGCGTTGACTCCTCCCATGGGATGGAACAGCTGGAATAAGTTCGGCTGCAATGTAAACGAGCAAATGATACGCGACATGGCAGACGCGATGGTCACTTCCGGCATGAAAGACGCGGGATACATTTATATTAACATCGACGACTGCTGGCACGGACAAAGAGACAGTCTCGGGTTCATCCATCCTGATTCGGCCCGATTTCCTCACGGCATGAAGGCGCTCGCGGATTATGTCCACTCGAAAGGTTTGAAGCTGGGGATTTACTCGGATGCCGGTTGGCAAACTTGCGCGGGCAGAGCCGGGAGCAGAGGCTACGAATTTCAGGATGCACTCACGTACGCTAAGTGGGGAGTCGACTATTTGAAGTACGACTGGTGTAACACGGAAGGGCTGAACCAGCTCGGCGCGTACATGACGATGCATGAAGCACTCAGGAAAGCGGGAAGGCCGATAGTTTTCAGTATCTGCGAATGGGGTACGAGCAAGCCCTGGGAATGGGCCAAGGGAATTGGAAACCTCTGGCGCACGACCGGAGACATCTCGGCAAACTTTGCGCACAACATCGACCATGGGACATGGATACAGCTGAGTGTCGTTTCAATCATCGATCAACAGGACAGCATTCGCAAATACGCGGGCCCGGGACACTGGAATGATCCCGACATGCTTGAGGTTGGGAATGGAATGACTGTCAGCGAGGATCGTGCGCATTTCTCCATGTGGTGCATGCTTGCGGCACCACTCATTGCCGGAAACGATCTGACGAATATGACGCCGGACACAAAAAGGATATTAATGAATAGAGACGTGATTGCAGTCGATCAGGATTCTCTCGGGATTGAAGGCTTTAAGTATTCCTCGAGCGACAGCGTCGATCTTTGGTTCAAACCGCTTGAGCACGGCGACTGGGCGATGTGTTTCTTGAACAAAGGAGACGGTCCAAGGAATGTCTCATTCGATTGGAAAAAAGAAAATGTGACCGACAATCTTTCGGGAAGAGATGCTTCTTTCGGGAAAGTTGATTATAAGGTCAAAGACCTCTGGACCGGCAACGCGAACAGGACGACGGCAAAGGTGCTCAACGCGGAGGTACGTGGTCACGATGTCTTAATGCTAAGACTTATCAGGACTGGCGAGTCGCACTGA
- a CDS encoding glycosyl hydrolase family 28 protein — MQTLKTAFFFVLASWGASVSARVYNIRDFGAVADGKTVNTVAIQRANDNCRNSGGGVVLIPAGTFVSGPIQLFSNIELLIETGATLKGSGNVSDYFIAGKKLGLIYTENSTNVSITGGGNIDGNGDAFMELDRSKVFDTAATKYTRQGIHFREVLSGPGDGPLVPKDGPFQMIIFSNCKEVTVREVLISNSPFWTLHLADCDGAIITGVRIWNNLMIPNNDGLDLTSCSNVQVSDCDIRTGDDAIAITGYAYNFDLPGYKNITHSSENITVTNCYFVSRSSAIRVGGWDQNDMLNYTFSNIIISNSNRGIDLCVRDQGSIRNMIFSNIIIHTRLFTGDWGGNGEPIHISAIRGKENVKLGKIGNIRFNDVICNGESGVLMYGTDESGIEDVTFHNCSIHINDSELNSTCGGNFDLRPVIDHRSSIFAHDVPAFYACDVGNIKLYDVNISWGDVKELYFTNAVDITHFDSVPLDGCTLDRAPHSAKSAVI, encoded by the coding sequence ATGCAAACATTGAAAACGGCATTCTTTTTTGTTCTTGCGTCGTGGGGTGCCTCTGTGTCCGCTCGGGTGTACAACATTAGGGATTTCGGGGCCGTCGCAGACGGGAAGACCGTAAACACTGTGGCGATACAAAGGGCGAATGACAACTGCAGAAATTCCGGCGGCGGAGTGGTGCTGATTCCTGCGGGAACATTTGTATCTGGTCCGATACAACTGTTCAGCAATATCGAGCTGCTCATCGAGACCGGGGCGACGCTGAAAGGAAGCGGCAACGTTTCGGATTATTTTATCGCGGGGAAAAAACTCGGGCTCATCTATACTGAGAACTCGACAAATGTTTCCATCACCGGCGGAGGAAACATCGATGGGAACGGAGACGCATTCATGGAGCTCGATCGGTCTAAGGTGTTCGATACCGCGGCTACGAAATACACACGTCAGGGCATTCACTTCCGAGAAGTTCTTAGTGGACCGGGGGACGGCCCGCTCGTGCCGAAGGATGGTCCGTTTCAGATGATAATCTTTTCGAACTGTAAGGAAGTAACCGTGCGCGAGGTGCTAATATCGAACTCTCCTTTCTGGACGCTTCATCTCGCAGACTGCGACGGAGCAATCATCACAGGTGTGAGAATATGGAACAACTTGATGATCCCCAATAATGACGGTTTGGATCTCACCTCTTGCAGTAACGTTCAAGTTTCCGACTGCGACATACGAACCGGCGACGACGCGATCGCAATAACAGGTTATGCGTACAATTTTGATTTGCCCGGCTACAAGAATATCACGCACAGTTCAGAAAACATTACCGTTACAAATTGTTACTTCGTTTCGAGATCAAGCGCGATACGAGTAGGCGGATGGGATCAGAACGACATGCTCAATTACACGTTCAGCAATATCATTATTTCAAATTCGAATCGCGGCATCGACCTCTGCGTTAGAGATCAAGGGTCGATCCGGAACATGATCTTCTCCAATATCATTATACACACCAGGTTGTTTACAGGTGACTGGGGGGGTAACGGTGAGCCGATTCATATCTCAGCGATCAGGGGAAAAGAAAATGTGAAGCTTGGAAAAATTGGAAACATCAGATTCAATGATGTCATTTGTAACGGCGAATCCGGGGTTCTCATGTATGGAACAGATGAAAGCGGGATCGAAGACGTCACGTTCCACAACTGTTCCATCCATATAAATGATAGCGAGCTGAACAGTACTTGCGGTGGTAACTTTGATCTTCGGCCGGTAATAGACCACAGGTCTTCTATCTTCGCACATGATGTTCCGGCATTTTACGCGTGCGATGTGGGAAACATCAAATTGTACGACGTTAACATCAGCTGGGGGGACGTAAAGGAACTTTACTTTACAAACGCGGTCGACATCACACATTTTGACAGTGTGCCTCTCGACGGATGCACTCTAGATCGAGCTCCTCACAGCGCTAAGTCAGCTGTCATATAA
- a CDS encoding T9SS type A sorting domain-containing protein produces the protein MKKVLLLFIGLLLLSPHAKAQVYANFNTAGDLQGFKKSSDSDTSHYTLQQMTDPNNPANGVAAINFAFTTGSQHARLEYDGPAGGLVLPGAAEFLTYWVYLPSTQSVPDSFKIDTYAMPSTTWNWTEEVHYAVDVPKNKWYPLSFPVAQYAAGKAGFDSAFAYPIAQSGLQLYPAPRADSTWNGTWYTDNAEIDGANLPGEQIEQFNSTGTTGLYAYNHWGPHKFIDSIYQQATVKMGNTGGALAVALNQQGLNDWDAIGLANSYKGHVSSAGAGFTGLALTMWVFIPKADTISDSTAFGLYYQPVAGGAWTWTNTDYLVKNMPRDIWYPLSVPILALSISDSAGHYLPGTNDIGDFGIQFHYNGDTAHVAKGVVYVDNIQIVSSAATPPPPVWAAADFEAAGSGKNAGLQGFYVSGSAPNGKIARKADFVTSNGTYVLVDTMNFTAAPHKSGIQRDSLQLADAALDSTALSASFQIYLPNKFPNHAVVKFYLSRGATDSVAFVDTVGGASGMLKANQWNTMTINVDSLANAGKIDPTKKHTVGVVMYYPAPYDTTKWIGGVLFDNLDIVGLTQPPLVDLGVKGLNVVKEYMLYNNYPNPFNPSTIIRYDLPKDSKVVLQIYDILGREVTTLVNERQGAGTHEVSFNASRYASGVYFYKLTAGTYSKVQRMMLIK, from the coding sequence ATGAAGAAGGTCTTACTACTTTTCATTGGCCTGTTGCTGTTGAGTCCGCATGCTAAGGCTCAGGTGTATGCGAACTTCAATACGGCAGGTGACCTACAGGGCTTCAAGAAATCCAGCGACAGCGACACGTCGCATTACACATTACAGCAGATGACAGATCCTAATAACCCCGCGAATGGTGTGGCTGCAATCAATTTTGCATTCACAACGGGCAGCCAGCACGCGCGTCTTGAGTACGACGGACCTGCTGGAGGTTTGGTGCTGCCGGGCGCCGCAGAGTTCCTGACGTACTGGGTATACCTTCCGTCAACTCAGTCGGTGCCGGACAGTTTCAAGATTGATACTTATGCCATGCCGTCGACGACATGGAACTGGACAGAGGAAGTTCACTACGCGGTAGATGTCCCGAAGAACAAGTGGTATCCTCTTTCGTTCCCTGTAGCACAGTATGCGGCGGGAAAGGCCGGGTTTGACAGTGCGTTTGCGTACCCGATTGCACAATCTGGCTTGCAGCTGTATCCAGCCCCACGTGCCGACTCCACCTGGAACGGGACATGGTACACAGACAACGCGGAGATCGACGGCGCCAATCTTCCGGGAGAACAGATTGAACAATTCAATTCGACCGGCACGACTGGGCTGTATGCTTATAACCACTGGGGTCCCCACAAGTTCATCGATTCGATCTATCAGCAGGCGACTGTGAAGATGGGCAACACTGGTGGTGCTCTTGCAGTGGCGCTGAATCAACAGGGACTGAACGATTGGGATGCAATAGGTCTTGCGAATTCCTACAAGGGCCACGTCAGTTCGGCCGGCGCGGGCTTCACCGGGTTGGCTCTTACGATGTGGGTCTTCATCCCGAAGGCAGATACAATCTCCGACAGCACTGCGTTTGGTCTCTATTACCAGCCGGTTGCTGGCGGCGCGTGGACGTGGACAAACACGGATTATCTCGTAAAGAACATGCCAAGAGATATCTGGTATCCGTTGTCGGTTCCGATTCTTGCACTCAGCATTTCGGATTCGGCAGGTCATTACCTACCCGGAACTAACGACATAGGAGATTTCGGTATCCAGTTCCACTATAACGGGGATACTGCGCACGTTGCGAAGGGTGTAGTGTATGTCGACAACATTCAGATCGTCAGCTCGGCGGCGACTCCGCCACCGCCGGTCTGGGCGGCAGCTGATTTCGAAGCAGCCGGTAGCGGCAAGAACGCCGGACTGCAGGGTTTCTACGTGTCTGGCTCTGCTCCCAATGGCAAGATTGCACGAAAGGCTGATTTCGTCACGAGCAATGGAACCTATGTACTTGTGGACACCATGAATTTCACTGCGGCACCTCATAAGTCTGGTATTCAGCGCGATAGTCTGCAGCTGGCCGACGCAGCGCTCGATTCGACTGCACTGTCCGCTTCATTCCAGATTTACCTTCCGAATAAGTTCCCCAACCACGCGGTGGTGAAGTTCTATCTCTCTCGCGGCGCGACTGACAGCGTGGCATTTGTTGACACCGTCGGCGGCGCAAGCGGAATGCTGAAAGCCAATCAGTGGAACACGATGACGATCAACGTCGACTCGCTTGCGAACGCAGGTAAGATCGATCCCACTAAGAAGCATACGGTGGGAGTGGTGATGTATTATCCTGCTCCGTATGACACGACCAAGTGGATTGGTGGAGTACTGTTCGATAATCTTGACATTGTCGGGCTAACCCAACCACCGCTCGTTGATCTGGGAGTAAAGGGACTCAACGTTGTGAAAGAATACATGCTTTATAACAACTACCCGAATCCCTTCAACCCGTCAACGATTATTCGTTACGATCTGCCGAAAGACTCGAAAGTCGTGCTGCAGATCTACGACATATTGGGACGCGAGGTAACGACGTTAGTCAATGAGAGACAAGGCGCGGGTACTCACGAGGTGTCCTTCAACGCCTCCAGGTACGCTAGCGGCGTGTACTTCTACAAATTGACAGCTGGCACCTATTCCAAAGTCCAGCGGATGATGCTGATAAAGTAA